The sequence below is a genomic window from Macaca nemestrina isolate mMacNem1 chromosome 13, mMacNem.hap1, whole genome shotgun sequence.
ATCTGTGTCTGAAGTCTAAAATCTGGAATTTCATCATGTTAGACAATATTCCCCAAATCTTCtaccattcattcttttttttcttttctttttggagatagggtcttgctctgttgcccaggcactGGTATGATCATACCTTGCTGCAGCCTGAAAattcctcggttcaagtgatcctcccacctcagcctctagagtatctgggattacaggcatacaccatcacgcccagatgattaatttttggtagagacagggtcttcctattgtgcccagactgatctcaagtaatcctctgccttggcctcccaaagtgttggaattactgGTGTGAGTCACCTGGCCCGGTCCCAACTAAGTAAACAATAGTTAGGGTGGGAATGGGGCTGGGTATCTTCTACAATTTCCCAGATGAGAATCTTGTAACACAATTAGCTACTAACTCCTGCAGGTGATTAATTTACAGGCTGGATTTCCTCCAAGACTTGAAGTAGGGCAGGGTGTCACTTGGCAGGGGAGGACTGGGTATTGGTAAAGATGGGGGTGCTCGCAGAAGGATTTGCTGAAGACAAGCTTAAcctgcgtgtatatatatatatatatatatatatatatatatatatattttttttttttttttttcctcttttcttttctttttttgagacagagtttcactcttgttgcccaggctggagtgcaatggcacgatctcggctcaccgcaacctccacctcccgggttcaagtgattctcctgcctcagcctccccagtagctgggattacaggcatgcgccaccacgcccggctaattttgtatttttagtagagacgggatttctccatgttggtcagactggtctcaaactcccgacttcaggggatccacctgcctcagcctctcaatatatttttaataaaaatatttttaatatatttatatttttaataaaaatattttaaagatatttaaacacatacatatatgtatatatgtaggtgtgtgtatatatatctttccAATCAGACTACAGCTCTGGGAATCTTCCCTATGGCTCCCAATCTGACAACTTTTCCCCAGCATGGACCTCTCTCCACCGCCCTTCTACCTTCCTTTCAAGTCCTGACACCTAGCAgaaactactagaaaatttaaaacaaaactaataaaaatgaaatcatgtcttttgcagcaacactGATGGAAccggaggccattatcttaagtgaaataactcagaaacggaaagtcaaataccatatgtactcacaagtgggagctaaataatgtgtacacgtGGAGATAGAAAGCGGAATAGACATGGAGACTtggaaaggtgggagggtgagagggaggCAAGGGATGAGAAATTATCTAACTGATAATGGTGGTTACACTCAAAGCTCAGATTTCACCACCCCGAAATATATCAATGTAAAAAAACTGCACTTGAACCCccatatctataaaaataaataatagataaataaataaagcaaaactatATATCTAACATTTTCACAGTATTCCTGGCTATTATTTCCAGCCAGGCTTGATTATAGCTGTAAACTAAAATTCCTAGGCCCCCCTGCACCAATGGAATGCATCCCCTCTGGGCTAAGGGGACCCCggaaaaaaacttaaacaaagGACCTGGCCATGACAGGATGGGAGGTCAAACACACATCATCATACTCCCTCTCTTTTGTGGTTTGAACACAACTCATCAGCATTACTGTTAACATAGAGATCATAAGACTAACAGAACAGACTTTTTATGGCAATAAAATACCAAGTTATAAACAGGACATAAGACCATGCCAGGCAAAGGCTAAGTCATGCAGCTCtacacttaaagaataaactgTCCTAggctgggcgtcgtggctcatgcctgtaatcccaacagtttggaaggtggaggcagtagaattgcttgagcccaggagttcaagaccagcctgggcaacatagtgagacctcgtctctcaaaaaaaaaaaaaacaatgaggatcgactgagcccaggaggttgaggctgcaatgaactgtgattgcaccactgcactcccacctgggtgacagagcaagaccctaccttgaaaaaaaaatttttttaaagaataaactgtGCCGTAACCACcacagatttttcttctttggtagCTAAACATGCATTGGTCTCAAGACAAGCAATATTGATAGTTGTGAATATTAAACAATTCGCAACTCATCCAGCTCACAAATGCTAACAATCCCTGTTCCACCTGCCATAACTACAGCTTTGATTGGAGAAGAGAGTGATTTCAGTAACTCTCTCCTGATCAGAGGAACACCAACCACAGACTGGTTCTGGCTGGTTTACAGAGATTGCATACCTGCTTACCTTTGTGTTCTGAAAAGAACTTCTGAAGTATAGGCCTATTGTAatacatttaaatcatttaaaggGATGTAcaatcttttggtttccctgggccacattggaagaagaattgtattgggctacacataaaatacactaacgctAATGATAGttgatgaactaaaaaaaaaaaaaaaaatttgcaaaaaaaaactcataatgtttttaaaaggtttatgaatgggccgggcgcggtggctcaagcctgtaatcccagcactttgggaagccaagacgggcagatcacgaggtcaggagatcgagaccatcctggctaacatggtgaaaccccgtctctactaaaaaatacaaaaaactagccgggcgaggtggtgggcgcctgtagtcccagctacttgggaggctgaggcaggataatggcgtaaacccgggaggcggagcttgcagtgagctgagatccggccactgcactccagcctgagcgacagagcgagactctgtctcaaaaaaaaaaaaaaaaaaaaaaaaaaggtttatgaaTTTGTtctgggccacattcaaagctgtcttGGGCCACGTGCAGTCCACGGGCTGCAGGTTGGATAAGCTTGATTTAAATGCTAAAtctccaccccaaagtgaacTTGGGTTGTAtgttacatgcatgtttattCAATAGGCATGCGTCAAGACCACCTTCAggaatattcatagctcctcctgtaatctgttgaatatgtatgtttagcCAACCCATTCAACATAAAGCGTCTACCCCAACCCCTCCTTCGAGGTGCCTGTCTGTGGTCTTGGTTAGAGGCATGTTTCCCAGCCTGCGGGATGGCCACCTTGCAGGCTGTAACcctttagaagaaataaagtctcctctctccttttccaaatttatacactattttttttttaagtgaacatAGCACAAACCACTGATATTTACAATACCTGGCAGCCGTTGATTCTGTAGGTCGTGAATACTCAAGGTTTTCAGGTTTGTTACCGACGTGATATGCTGCTCATCTTCTATGGTGAGGGGACTGGCTTCCAGCATGAGAGAATAAATGTTCTTACAGGTACTCAGGACCAAACCGAGGCTTCCAGCCACACCAGCACATCTCTTTATTTGCAGCCTGAGGCCTGTGGCAGAGCTGAATATTTTTCCCAGATACTTGATATCTTTCTTATTCAACTTGCTGAAATCCCGGAGTGTGACCTCCAGAGTCCTGAATTCCTGCTTCCAGTTGAAGAACAAAGATACAGCCCTGCTGGGAATGTAGGTTTCTGGGGCCTCTTCCATGTGGATTGTGCCTGTGTCTTCTGCAGCCTTGTCCCATGAAGCCATAGCTCCCCCATAGAAGTCCAGTTTAATGAAGTCCAGAGCGCTTGCACAATTGGGCAAGTGTTCAAAGAAGTCAAATAAGTAATCGGGGATGTTCTCTGAGTTGATATATAAGCTTTTACCTTGAAAGAAAGCTTCAAATTCTTGGCTCAGGGCTGATTTGGATGTACTCTCATGATATAAATGGATGCCACACTCTACAAAGGAATTGATGTTTATGGCTTTCAGAATTTCTTGCTCAGTGGTGTTTTTCACACTTTGCAAAGATTCCTGTCTCCAGAGAGGCCTCTTGGTGATGGAAAGCCCGAGAAGGCAGCCATGTTGATACACTGCTGCGAGGTGCTTCATAACAGCCCTGGTGGCTTCCACAGATGACCCACAGGTGTACCGGAGCAGGCTGCTATACGTGGATGTAATGTCCGAAATGGAAACCATTTTCTGCAAGTAACCATTCCCCTTGGTCACCTCCTCTGGCTCATGAGACGTCAATAAACTGCTGATTCTTCGTCCTGCTGTGTACTCCTGGAATGACTTGTGAAAGAATTTATACTTTGGCTTGAACCTTTGAGCCGTATATTTACAGAGGAGCCCAGTTGTCAGCAGGACTTCCTCATTCACGCTGGACACATCCTCCAGTTTGAAATCAAACTTGTGGGAGAACACACCCTCCAGAGCTAGGTCTCCACAGTGGTCCAGGCTCCGAATGAAGTCACTTGCAGTCACACCtttatgtttgtgtttgtttttctgtaccAACAGATCATAGAAGGTATGGAACAGTGTTGTTTGTGTGTGAGAGTGGAACTCACTTTCACCCATCTGGATTGCACAAGTGATGACCACAAAGAGAGGGGTCTTCATGAGATTCCTCAAGCACCTGGATTTCTGAATTTGGAGCAACAAGCCTTCAGCAAGCTCCTCGATCAGCACTTCTCAGATGAGAGCCTGCGCGCTGTCTTCTGTCACATCCCCCACCTCAGCAATCAGGGCACCAAACTGCCGTATGTGCCTCAGGCACTCAGTGGTGGTGGTCACGATGACCATGTTCTTGAAGCGGTGGTTTTCCTTTATCAGGGCTTCGATTTCTGGGCAGTTCTGGGGCTTGAATTCATTGTAGccatcaagaagaaaaagaaccctCTGCCGTAGCTTCAGCAGCATGGCCATGAATGTCTGCTTCCTGAGTGTGTCTGGTATATCCAAGACCTGATCACAGAGGGTTTCAAAAAGTCCGCCCTGGGCCCTGCTGAGACGGATGAAGAAGACGAATTTGAACTTGGTCAGAGCCTCGCACTTTCCGGAGCCCCAGAGCATGGCAATTCGCTGCAGCAGAGTGGACTTCCCTTTGCCAGATTCCCCTTCAATGATGCAGGGGCTCTGAAGAGCCTGCAGGAGGCCGTTCAGGGTCAGCTGCTCCACGCGGTGATGGTGTTGGTCCTTCCTCCACAGGACAGGTTCTGTGAAGGTGCTTTTCAGGCTAAAAATAATGTCAATATCTTCACCAAGGGGATAGAAGTTCAGAAAAGATGGGGTATGGTACCAGCCCTTTAAATCCTGAGCCAAATCGTCCAAGTCTCCTTCTGATATCTGATAGAAAAGACCTATTAGAGAAGAGGTGATGTTAAAGAGGACCCAATTCTGTGTCTCCTCAAAACCTAGTGTTCAGGAGGATGAACGAGGGGGTGAGGCTGAGAATCTGCCATTGGTGAACGTAATGTCCTTTCCCAGTTCCGAGCAGGCACAAAGGGTCCTGTCTGCTCCCCCTTTCCCCGGCATCCTTTACCCCACTCccctttttgctttctgtttcctcctttccACAACCAAATCTTATAGCAGCTGGTTGGAACAGGGAGGAGCTTGTGTATGGGTTAAGGAAAGTAAAGAATTTGGCGGAGAAAGATGGTTGGGGTAACTGTCAGCATATTAGGCCTTCACTCTAAGTAAAATCTGTCATGACCTTatttactaattaaaaaaaataaaaactgaattcaTATTTCATGAAAAATAGAATTGTGCTCTTGTGTCAGTCAGGCTGTCTTTACCAGGAGGCCTGGACATGGTAGGTAGTCAGCTGGGCCTCTCTCCCATAGGTAGATCTCATCCAAGCAGGCAacgctgagaaccactgctgcaTTGGCAGCTTAACTAGTACACTCATTGTCCTGTTTTATCTTGCAGTGACACTATACTCAGTCATTTATTCCCTGGCCCTGGGGTTGTTTGGCTTCACCATCAATTGATCTACTATGAATTTTTCCTAAAATCATCTAAGCTTTTCCTTAGCAGGAATCAAAGGCCATTGCCAGGTGATatgaagaggaggaaaagcagaGGCTCTGCCATCTGCAAAACTAAATGATACTTACTTTGTCCATTCAAGTCCTGAAATAGAGGATAGTTCCATTCCTCAAGGGATTTAAGAAAGAGGTTACAGGCCAGGCCTCTGAACCCTTTTTCAAAATCATGTGAATGATCCCTCTCGCAGCATCCTGCTCCACCTTCTCGCAGCAAATGTTGCATACTTCTTCGTAATTCAGAACATTCCATGCAAATAGGTCATCTGTAATTTGCTTTACAACAGTCATTCCCATTCTTTGAATAAGGGCTCGGATATTGTCCTTTATGAAATTCACTGAGGAGATggggagaaatatatatatttatttgtttatatataatgTGCATGTCAGCATCTGTCTCCAGAGCATTAGGGCcatgcatttttttcctgtgggCATCTCCTGAGTTATGGAGATGCCAAATGCTTGAATTCCAGGCCTTTAAGAAATGCTCTGCAAAGCAGTTCTAACCCCAGAGTCATTGATGAGCAAGATGGTTTTGCTTTGGTGATGAAGTAAGGTGAGTTATCTTGTCCCTCCGATATAAAACAGTCCCCACTGAGGTCGTAGTGGTAAGACCGTTGGCTTTAGAATAACAGCACTGGCCTAGGATCTGCCACTTGCTACCATCTGTGTGACTTTGGCAAGTCACTAAGCCTCTTTGAGTCTATTTCAATTCTGTgctgctggctgggcacggtggctcacacctgtaattccagcactttgggaggccgaggcgggtggatcaccagaggtcgggagtttgagaccagcctgaccacatggagaaaccctgtctctactaaaaatgcaaaattagccaggtgtggtggtgcatgcctgtagtctcagctactcgggaggctgaggcaggagaatcgcttgaacctgggaggtggaggttgcagtgagccgagattgcaccattgcactccagcctgggcaacaagagcaaaactccatctcaacaacaacaaaaaaagttatgtGCTGCTAAATGGTTTCACAAACTGGCCTTCTAGGAGTAAAGGCCCTAATTTGTAGCATTCACCAATCCCCGTGGTATAAATATTCCTACCATGGCCTATTTCAAGCTAACAGTGTATGTCAGCTGGCTAACAAAATCCTGAAAATTCAATAATCAGGTTTCACATCACAGTAAGAACCAGCTCCAGCACACCAGGGATTCCTCATCCGTACAATGGTGTGGAGAACAGTATTTAACTTAGGAAGTTGTTACAAGAATTCATGTATAGTATCTCGTACAAAGTTATAACTCAATATATGATAGCTACTATTTTTAGCCTTTATTCAGGTGTCACCCTACAAAGGAAGAGCACATTTTATCTCTCACAGACTTTGGTCTTTTCTGAAGAGTATCACATCAAAACATTGATTTTTATCCAATGTAAGCTCTCCCGCCTGGCCTTGAGGATAGTTGTGTCCTTTTTGTGTCTGACACTGCAATGTCTAATTCTGAAAGGCAGACCACACTGTACCCAGGCACTGTGCCCACTGTGCCCATGCTATGTTTGTGACAGCTTGGAGAAATGTCTTCCTggtttttaactctcagacgCCGTCTGCACTAGATTTCTTCCTGGGCTAGGCtgcttctgggtttttttgttttgttttgtttttgtttttttgatgaagtttcgctcttattgcccaggctggagtataagtgcaatctcagctcaccacaacctccgcctcctgggttcaagtgattcttctgccacagtctcccaagtagctgggattacaggcatgtgccaccacgccaagctaattttgtatttttagtagagatgagatttctctatgttggtcaggctggtctcaaactcccgacctcagttgatctgcccgcctcagcctcccaaagtgttgggattacaggcatgagccaccgtgcctggccgctcCTGGCTTTCAAACCTGTGTTGACTGATCAGAGAGGGAATGTGCTTCTCTCAAAGACCCCAGAACCTCTCTGGCCTGAAATGCACCATCAATCACTCCAAGCACCAGGACCCCATCCCAGCtgtcctttctcaccattgcagAGCTCTACTGCTGACCTCAGCCAGAATATTCCTTGTCTACATGTCCTGCAAGACAGTCCCATCTCTTTCCTTCTGGGGTCTCATCTGTTCTCTAGCTTCTACATCATCCCTATGGAAGTAACCTCTAAGTCTGTGTCCCGTTGTGATCTTCAGTTTAGAGCTAAAGAAATACAGCCTTAGCTGgatgcggtgactcatgcctgtaatctcagcactttggaaggttgaggtgggcggattatctgaggtcgggagttcaagactagcctgaccaacatggagaaaccctgtctctactaaaaatacaaaattagccaggcatggtggcgcatgcctgtaatcccagctacttgggaggctgaggcaggcgaatcgcttgaacctgggaggtggaggttgcggtgagctgagatcgcgccattgcagtccagcctgggcaacaagagcaaaactccgtcttgaaaaaaaaaaaaaaaagaaagaaagcctcaGAAAGGCTTAGAGACCCACATACACAAGTTCACAGCCTAGCCTTCCTAAGACTAcatttcttcacctataaaatgaagaCACATTATTTAAAAGATTCTATTTAAAAGACTCATTATATTGAATAAGTCACATAACTCTCATACACAAAAATGTCTCAAAATTGGAaaagtggctgggcgtggtagctcacgcctgtaatcccagcactttgggaggccaaggcgggtggatcacgaggtcaggagatcgagaccagcctggctaatatggtgaaacctcgcccttactaaaaatacaaaaaattagctgggcatggtggcacgcgcctgtggtcccagctactcaggaggctgaggcaggagcattgcttgaacccaggaggtggaggttgcagtgagccgagatcacaccactgcactccagcctgggctacagagcgagagtctgtctcacaaaaaaataaaaaaatatagatatatatatatctatatatacaaaaCAGTAAGGTATTATTGTACTATGTTATATATCCTTGTATGTAGACCATCATACTCCTTCCTTATCAAGTAATTAGGTGGAAAAAATGCtgctcatttattaattcattattcATTCTTTTCAGAATATCTCTTTGTCTAGACCAATGCCTTTCAATAGAATGTTCTGTGATAGTGAACATGTTCTATATCCGCATTATACAATATGGTAGTCATTAGTCATATCTGACTACTGAGTACTTGAAATCTGGCTACAGTGACTGTGCAACtgaagtttaaattttatttaaattcaccTTTAAATAGCTACAGGGGGCTAGTGGCTACTACTAATATACTAGACAGCGCAGGTCTACACCCAGTCGTTGAAGTGGAAAGAGCTACATTTTGGTTGCCACTTAGATCTACACCATGTTTCTTCACAATGAGCTTGATGTGTGTAGCTCTCTGCTGTCTGGCTGAACAGGTGATGAGAACACTTTAAAACATACACCTGGTCACTCTTTGTGTAAGTCCTATCCTGTCTGTGGTTCTGTCTTTTATCACAGGTTACCATATTTGCAACTGAATTCCTAAAACAACAGAAGAATATTTATCGGTAATTCCACATACGACTGGTCAGAGGAAGCCATGAATTGATTTTCCATTCAACATCACCAGTATTTGGTAGCAGACTGTATAACCAGGTAGATGTTATTTCTCATATACTTACTTGTTCTAAATGAAAGCTTCCCACCTTTCTATAACTcaatagaaaatatttccaaatggaCAGGTCAAAGGTGATCCCAATATTGTCCTCTTTTTTCTATAAAACTACTCTTCAttctgtaaaacaaacaaaacagaaccagAGACTATCAAGCAGAGGGGCTGGTGCAATTAACTAAGTAATGCCCTGCTTTTCATAGATAAGAAAATGGTGACTCAAACCAGATAAAAACTTGCTCAAAGCCACTGGCTATTCATGGCCAAGCCCTAAAGAGAACCcaggggtctggactcctggccTAGAGCTCTAAACTATGTTCAACTGGAACTTTGCCCTTCTCTTCAAAGTTTCTTCTCATTTCTGCTGTTCAGAGCCAAGAAGGCAACTTGGAATTAAATGTCAAAAGATGGTGTAAGTGTCAATATGAATGGTGCAGAGGGTACATTCTCTCCGGTATTTCCAAGAAAGAGTATATGGACTGGAATCATCCAGGGAGGAAGTTTTCATGGAGGAGACAGCACATGAAGCTGGTCTTAAAGGATAAGTAGGGCCGGGTgctgtgggaggtcaaggcaggcggatcacctgaggtaaggagttcgagaccagcctgaccaacacggtgaatccccatctctactaaaaatacaaaagttagctgggcctggtggcacaagcctgtaatcccagctattcgggaggctgagggcaggcgAATCATTTaagcccgggagacggaggttgcagttagccgagatggtgccactgcactccagcctggcagacggAGCGAGACTGtgcctcaaaaaggaaaaaacagactgtgcctcaaaaaggaaaaaaaaaaaaaaaaaagataagtaagaTGAGGTGAGGTAGTTGGGttggggtggaggtggaggtgaggatGTAAAACGCCTTGCAGGTGAGAGGATGAGACCGGGGAGTATGGAAAGGTGGAAAGTCCTCTTGTCTCCTTCGCAGGGCGTGCGATGGGGGTGTGgcttgcttcttcagtgcccGCTGCTCagacctctaggggagcatacagatgggcaggctgtggggtTCCAATCCCACGGCAGTGTCTAgtggtgaatgtttacagctcctgaagccccagtgggtgtgtgttacagggtgctctttcgGTTTAGCTGTCCGTAGGCGGC
It includes:
- the LOC105479687 gene encoding LOW QUALITY PROTEIN: NLR family CARD domain-containing protein 4 (The sequence of the model RefSeq protein was modified relative to this genomic sequence to represent the inferred CDS: deleted 2 bases in 1 codon; substituted 1 base at 1 genomic stop codon), whose amino-acid sequence is MNFIKDNIRALIQRMGMTVVKQITDDLFAWNVLNYEEVCNICCEKVEQDAARGIIHMILKKGSEAACNLFLKSLEEWNYPLFQDLNGQSLFYQISEGDLDDLAQDLKGWYHTPSFLNFYPLGEDIDIIFSLKSTFTEPVLWRKDQHHHRVEQLTLNGLLQALQSPCIIEGESGKGKSTLLQRIAMLWGSGKCEALTKFKFVFFIRLSRAQGGLFETLCDQVLDIPDTLRKQTFMAMLLKLRQRVLFLLDGYNEFKPQNCPEIEALIKENHRFKNMVIVTTTTECLRHIRQFGALIAEVGDVTEDSAQALIXEVLIEELAEGLLLQIQKSRCLRNLMKTPLFVVITCAIQMGESEFHSHTQTTLFHTFYDLLVQKNKHKHKGVTASDFIRSLDHCGDLALEGVFSHKFDFKLEDVSSVNEEVLLTTGLLCKYTAQRFKPKYKFFHKSFQEYTAGRRISSLLTSHEPEEVTKGNGYLQKMVSISDITSTYSSLLRYTCGSSVEATRAVMKHLAAVYQHGCLLGLSITKRPLWRQESLQSVKNTTEQEILKAININSFVECGIHLYHESTSKSALSQEFEAFFQGKSLYINSENIPDYLFDFFEHLPNCASALDFIKLDFYGGAMASWDKAAEDTGTIHMEEAPETYIPSRAVSLFFNWKQEFRTLEVTLRDFSKLNKKDIKYLGKIFSSATGLRLQIKRCAGVAGSLGLVLSTCKNIYSLMLEASPLTIEDEQHITSVTNLKTLSIHDLQNQRLPGGLTDRLGNLKNLTKLIMDNIKMNEEDAIKLAEGLTNLKKMCLFRLTHLSDIGEGMDYIVKSLSSEPCDLEEIQLVSCCLSANAVKILAQNLHNLVKLSILDLSENYLEKDGNEALHELIDRLNVLEQLTALMLPWGCDVQGSLTSLLKHLEEVPQLVKLGLKNWRLTDTEIRILGGFFGKNPLKNFQQLNLAGNCVSSDGWLAFMGAFENLKQLVFFDFNTKEFLPDAALVRKLSHVLSKLTFLQEARLVGWQFDDDDLSVIKGAFKLVTA